The following proteins are encoded in a genomic region of Oncorhynchus kisutch isolate 150728-3 linkage group LG6, Okis_V2, whole genome shotgun sequence:
- the fgfr4 gene encoding fibroblast growth factor receptor 4, translating to MVNVYTACIVIHCLTVGLLAKAIGSEDGKTEDLTVSRPLILPGYPENATAVVGGQVTLLCKVHRPAITKVQWLKRDEEHLGAEGQPHLRTLALQSNISNVNILSLSNVSLEDAGEYICMAEATTHAGLQLQSMQSAWLQVLPGTLLSRYLDQSTPIEVPADVLEDLSEDTTEHLLLEPGDVLKLRCDTNRPGGVYWYKEGTRVMHTARIQIRGGVMEITDVTYEDSGVYVCVLRGTKEPLRNFTITVADLLGSGDDDEDNGLEDTSAEIENDQVYFTRGPYWTHTQRMEKKLYAVPAGNTVKFRCPAMGSPLPSIRWLRNGREFRGEHRIGGIKLRHQHWSLVMESVVPSDRGNYTCLVENKYGSITHSYLLDVLERSPHRPILQAGLPANTTAVVGTDVQFFCKVYSDAQPHIQWLKHIERNGSRYGPDGTPYVQILKTGSLNMSEVEVLYLTKVTMEDAGEYTCLAGNSIGFSHQSAWLTVLLEEDVADEVDLMETKYTDIIIYASGFLALVMAIVIVVLCRMQVNPSREPFDVLPVQKLSKFPLRRQYSVESNSSGKSSASLMRVARLSSSCSPMLAGVMEFELPYDPDWEFPRENLTLGKPLGEGCFGQVVRAEAYGLNKDHQENISTVAVKMLKDDATDKDLSDLISEMELMKVMDKHKNIINLLGVCTEDGPLYVLVEYASKGSLREYLRARRPPGMDYTFDVTKVPEEQLTFKDLLSCAYQVARGMEYLASKRCIHRDLAARNVLVTEDNVMKIADFGLARGVHQIDYYKKTTNGRLPVKWMAPEALFDRVYTHQSDVWSFGVLMWEIFTLGGSPYPGIPVEELFKLLKEGHRMDKPSNCTHELYMKMRECWHAVPTQRPTFKQLVEELDRVLLSISDEYLDLSTPFEQYSPSCEDTSSSCSSDNDSVFTHDALSTDPCLLGYHDVNSRIDLKPALR from the exons ATTTGACGGTGTCTCGGCCGCTCATCTTGCCTGGTTACCCTGAGAACGCTACGGCGGTTGTGGGGGGACAGGTGACGCTGCTGTGTAAGGTCCACCGGCCAGCCATCACCAAGGTCCAGTGGCTAAAAAGAGACGAAGAGCACCTGGGAGCCGAGGGCCAGCCACATCTCAGAACTCTGGCCCTACAGAGCAACATCTCCAATGTGAACATTCTGTCTCTGAGCAACGTGTCTCTGGAGGATGCTGGAGAGTACATCTGTATGGCTGAGGCCACTACACACGCTGGACTACAGCTACAGTCCATGCAGTCTGCCTGGCTACAGGTTCTACCAG GGACCCTGCTCTCCCGTTACCTGGACCAGAGTACGCCCATTGAAGTCCCAGCAG ATGTCCTGGAGGACCTTAGTGAGGACACCACTGAGCACCTGCTCCTGGAACCGGGTGATGTCCTCAAGCTGCGCTGTGACACCAATCGGCCGGGGGGCGTGTACTGGTACAAGGAGGGGACCCGGGTGATGCACACCGCCCGCATCCAGATCCGCGGGGGCGTTATGGAGATCACGGACGTGACGTACGAGGATTCTGGGGTGTACGTATGTGTCCTCCGCGGGACCAAGGAGCCCCTGAGGAACTTCACCATCACTGTAGCAG ACTTACTGGGctcaggtgatgatgatgaggacaACGGTCTAGAAGACACATCGGCTGAGATTGAGAATGATCAGGTCTACTTCACAAGAGGTCCCTACTGGACCCACACCCAGCGCATGGAGAAGAAGCTGTACGCAGTGCCGGCAGGGAACACGGTCAAGTTCCGCTGCCCGGCCATGGGCAGCCCTCTGCCCTCCATCCGCTGGCTGAGGAACGGACGTGAGTTCAGGGGAGAGCACCGCATCGGAGGCATCAAG TTGAGACACCAGCACTGGAGCCTGGTGATGGAGAGTGTGGTGCCTTCAGACCGTGGGAACTACACCTGTCTGGTGGAGAACAAATACGGCTCCATCACACACAGCTACCTTCTGGACGTGCTGG AGCGCTCCCCACACAGGCCTATCCTGCAGGCTGGTCTGCCAGCCAACACTACAGCAGTGGTGGGCACTGATGTCCAGTTCTTCTGTAAGGTCTACAGCGATGCCCAGCCCCACATCCAGTGGCTGAAACACATTGAGAGGAACGGCAGCCGCTACGGCCCCGATGGGACTCCCTACGTTCAGATACTGAAGACAGGCAGCCTCAACATGTCGGAGGTGGAAGTTCTCTACCTGACTAAGGTGACCATGGAGGATGCTGGAGAGTACACCTGTCTGGCTGGAAACTCCATTGGCTTCTCCCACCAGTCTGCCTGGCTCACCGTCCTCTTGG AGGAGGACGTGGCTGACGAGGTGGACCTAATGGAGACCAAGTACACTGACATCATCATCTACGCGTCTGGCTTCCTGGCTCTGGTTATGGCCATCGTTATCGTGGTGCTGTGTCGCATGCAGGTAAACCCCAGCAGAGAACCCTTCGATGTCCTCCCTGTCCAGAAACTCTCCAAGTTCCCCCTCCGCAGACAGTACTCTGTGGAGTCTAACTCGTCAGGAAAGTCCAGTGCGTCTCTGATGAGAGTGGCCCGCCTGTCTTCCAGCTGCTCCCCTATGCTGGCCGGAGTCATGGAGTTTGAACTGCCCTACGACCCCGACTGGGAGTTTCCCAGGGAGAA TCTGACGTTAGGGAAGCCACTGGGTGAGGGTTGTTTTGGCCAAGTGGTCAGAGCTGAGGCCTATGGGCTCAACAAGGACCATCAGGAGAACATCTCCACTGTGGCTGTCAAAATGCTGAAAG ATGATGCCACAGACAAAGACCTGTCAGACCTCATATCTGAGATGGAGTTGATGAAGGTGATGGACAAGCACAAGAACATCATTAACCTCCTGGGGGTGTGCACAGAAGATG GTCCTCTGTACGTGCTGGTGGAGTATGCGTCTAAAGGCAGCCTCAGGGAGTACCTGCGGGCCCGCCGGCCACCTGGCATGGACTACACCTTTGATGTGACCAAAGTGCCCGAGGAGCAGCTCACCTTCAAAGACCTGCTGTCCTGTGCCTACCAGGTGGCACGTGGCATGGAGTACCTGGCCTCCAAAAGG tgcATCCACAGAGACCTTGCTGCCAGAAACGTCCTCGTCACGGAAGACAACGTCATGAAAATCGCAGACTTTGGCCTTGCTAGAGGAGTGCACCAGATTGACTACTACAAGAAAACCACCAAC GGACGTCTGCCAGTGAAGTGGATGGCACCAGAGGCCTTGTTCGACCGAGTCTACACACACCAGAGTGACGTGTGGTCGTTTGGCGTGCTGATGTGGGAGATCTTTACCTTGGGGGGCTCGCCCTACCCCGGTATCCCTGTGGAGGAGCTCTTCAAGCTGTTGAAAGAAGGCCACCGCATGGATAAACCCTCCAACTGCACACACGAGCT CTACATGAAGATGAGGGAGTGCTGGCATGCCGTGCCCACACAACGACCCACCTTCAAACAGCTGGTGGAGGAGCTGGACAGAGTGCTGCTGTCTATCTCTGACGAG TACCTGGACCTGTCAACACCTTTCGAACAGTACTCCCCATCGTGCGAGGACACTTCCAGCTCTTGCTCCTCGGACAAT